In Pseudomonadota bacterium, the following are encoded in one genomic region:
- a CDS encoding prepilin-type N-terminal cleavage/methylation domain-containing protein, translated as MIQRKKKKPNGFTLMELIMVIVLLGVMGMMGSEFISEIFRGFKATDARLDIYEEGKTALVRMERELHNAIPNAINPASATDLQFGSIDEQAMRCTDTVAPLCDPGEYVFGQYSDNNPVGKAFIRDLSMALDSTTNPIISIYNRSWGDFNDIPAGSQRLYSVTGNSGPRKMDLIPNVKAASPNKRFYAVDQAVRYFLSGTTLLRETAPVTVGSSIIFANGGYPLAREVSNLIFGYQPGSLSRNAIVTIDFTISRNGEDVDFHKEVQIRNVP; from the coding sequence ATGATTCAACGCAAGAAAAAAAAACCGAACGGCTTCACCCTGATGGAACTGATCATGGTAATTGTACTCCTGGGAGTTATGGGGATGATGGGTTCGGAATTCATCAGTGAAATTTTCAGGGGATTCAAGGCAACGGATGCGCGGCTGGATATTTACGAGGAAGGCAAAACCGCCCTGGTCCGCATGGAACGGGAGCTGCATAATGCCATTCCCAATGCAATCAATCCAGCATCAGCAACAGACCTGCAATTCGGCTCCATTGACGAACAGGCGATGAGATGCACCGATACGGTGGCACCTCTTTGTGATCCGGGAGAATATGTTTTCGGACAATATTCCGACAATAACCCCGTAGGGAAAGCCTTTATCAGAGACCTGTCAATGGCCCTTGATTCGACAACAAATCCGATTATCTCTATTTACAATCGAAGCTGGGGTGATTTCAATGATATTCCTGCAGGATCCCAGCGACTCTATTCCGTTACAGGAAACTCCGGTCCTCGGAAAATGGATCTGATTCCTAACGTCAAGGCCGCATCCCCCAATAAGCGATTTTATGCAGTTGACCAGGCAGTCAGATACTTTTTGAGTGGAACCACCCTGTTACGTGAAACCGCGCCTGTTACGGTGGGTTCCAGTATCATTTTTGCAAACGGCGGCTACCCCCTTGCAAGAGAGGTTTCAAACCTCATTTTCGGGTATCAACCGGGGTCGCTCTCAAGAAACGCCATAGTGACAATAGATTTTACAATCTCAAGAAATGGTGAAGATGTCGATTTTCACAAAGAGGTACAGATCAGAAATGTCCCTTAA
- a CDS encoding prepilin-type N-terminal cleavage/methylation domain-containing protein, giving the protein MKSTRKTPESANRTHAFPRPELKLRFSGPGFTLIEIIMTIVILGSVSLILIPFFKSIAHSPDPLVRQKAVSLGQALMDEILSKKWDQLTPVGGGPLDTDESTRVPANGSSTPFAALGTDGEASRANWNDVDDYNGLDETSGNLRDQNDNLISISGYTRKVWVGYIASNTDPIAPSTAFLGAGVTSDTKLIKVKVESPLGEDFTYVAVSCNL; this is encoded by the coding sequence ATGAAATCAACCAGGAAAACACCAGAGTCGGCAAACAGGACTCATGCATTTCCACGCCCTGAATTGAAGCTTCGATTCTCCGGCCCGGGCTTTACCCTTATTGAGATAATTATGACCATCGTCATTCTGGGTTCTGTTTCGCTGATCCTCATCCCTTTTTTCAAATCCATTGCCCACAGCCCGGATCCTCTTGTCCGCCAGAAGGCCGTATCGCTCGGCCAGGCGTTGATGGATGAAATTCTTTCAAAAAAATGGGACCAACTCACCCCGGTGGGAGGCGGCCCACTGGACACAGACGAAAGCACACGTGTGCCGGCAAATGGGTCTTCAACCCCTTTTGCCGCTCTTGGGACAGACGGAGAAGCATCCAGGGCCAACTGGAATGATGTTGACGATTATAACGGCCTTGATGAAACATCCGGTAACCTCAGGGACCAGAACGATAATCTCATTTCAATCTCCGGCTATACCCGTAAGGTATGGGTAGGCTATATTGCCAGCAACACCGACCCCATCGCCCCGTCAACCGCATTTCTCGGCGCCGGGGTTACCTCGGATACAAAACTGATCAAGGTCAAAGTTGAATCACCACTTGGTGAAGACTTTACTTATGTTGCAGTCTCCTGCAACCTGTGA